The following coding sequences are from one Lolium rigidum isolate FL_2022 chromosome 6, APGP_CSIRO_Lrig_0.1, whole genome shotgun sequence window:
- the LOC124663853 gene encoding receptor-like protein kinase HSL1, with amino-acid sequence MRHICAGRLPLGCSVTIPVMLGSSQDNLSVVVLAVVFFNGMVIWIGNQTKNPPAAAMGAFLPLLLLAVAANAGLLATPSQALTQDGLHLLDAKRALTAPDGALADWNPTSATPCVWTGVTCDAAGAVTALSLANANLAGPFPPSLCRIPRLAALDLSANYLGPEVAVAGCKALTHLDLSVNSFVGPLPAALAALPELLYLSLEGNNFSGPIPASFGAFPKLESLSLVNNLLGGEVPAFLGSVATLRELNLSYNPFSPGPLPSSLGGLAALRVLWLASCNLVGPIPPSLGRLRNLTDLDLSTNALTGPIPPALTALTSAVQIELYNNSLSGAIPTGFGKLADLRSMDLAMNRLDGAIPADLFEAPMLETLHLYSNALTGPVPDSAAKAASLVELRLFANRLNGTLPADLGRATPLVCLDVSDNAISGEIPRGVCDRGELEELLMLNNALTGRIPDGLGRCHRLRRVRLSNNSLDGDVPGAVWGLPHIALLELNDNRLTGEISPVIAGAANLSNLVVSNNRLTGRIPSEIGSVAKLYEFSADGNMLSGPLPSSLGGLAELGRLVLHNNSLSGQLLRGIRSWKKLSELNLADNGFTGAIPPELGDLPVLNYLDLSGNSLTGQVPVELENLKLNQFNVSNNQLSGQLPPQYATEAYRSSFLGNPGLCGDIAGLCSDSHGGAGNCSGFVWMMRSIFIFAAVVLVLGVAWFYWRYRSFKKAKLSAERSKWTLTSFHKVSFSEHDILDCLDEDNVIGSGASGKVYKAVLGNGEVVAVKKLWGTSLKKKKDDAESNSDNEGSAAAADSSFDAEVRTLSKIRHKNIVKLLCCCTHDDSKLLVYEYMPNGSLGDVLHSSKAGLLDWSTRYKIALDAAEGLSYLHQDCVPAIVHRDVKSNNILLDAEFSACVADFGVAKVVETAGRAPKSMSVIAGSCGYIAPEYAYTLRVNEKSDIYSFGVVLLELVTGKPPVDPEFGEKDLVKWVCSTIDQKGVEHVLDSRLDMAFKEEIDRVLNIGLICASSLPINRPAMRRVVKMLHEVRAEARPKLEPYYYDDTSDQGSSV; translated from the exons ATGCGCCACATTTGCGCTGGAAGACTCCCGCTTGGATGCTCCGTCACCATCCCCGTCATGCTAGGATCTTCGCAGGACAACCTCTCTGTCGTCGTCCTGGCGGTCGTCTTCTTCAATGGCATGGTCATCTGGATCGGCAACCAG ACAAAgaacccgcccgccgccgccatgggcgcCTTCCTCCCCCTCCTGCTGCTCGCCGTCGCGGCCAATGCCGGCCTGCTGGCGACGCCGTCGCAAGCCCTGACCCAGGACGGCCTGCACCTGCTCGACGCCAAGCGCGCGCTCACCGCGCCCGACGGCGCGCTCGCGGACTGGAACCCCACCTCCGCCACGCCCTGCGTCTGGACGGGCGTCACCTGCGACGCCGCCGGCGCCGTCACCGCGCTCTCCCTCGCCAACGCCAACCTCGCCGGCCCGTTCCCGCCCTCGCTCTGCCGCATCCCGCGCCTCGCGGCCCTCGACCTCAGCGCCAACTACCTCGGCCCGGAGGTCGCCGTCGCCGGGTGCAAGGCGCTAACACACCTCGACCTCTCCGTCAACTCCTTCGTCGGCCCGCTccccgccgcgctcgccgccctCCCGGAGCTCCTCTACCTCAGCCTCGAGGGCAACAACTTCTCCGGGCCCATCCCGGCCTCCTTCGGCGCGTTCCCGAAACTCGAATCCCTCTCGCTCGTCAACAACCTGCTCGGCGGCGAGGTGCCGGCCTTCCTCGGCTCGGTCGCCACGCTCCGGGAGCTCAACCTCTCCTACAACCCGTTCTCACCCGGCCCGCTCCCCTCCTCTCTCGGCGGCCTCGCCGCGCTGCGCGTGCTCTGGCTCGCCAGCTGCAACCTCGTCGGCCCCATCCCGCCGTCCCTCGGCCGGCTCCGCAACCTCACCGACCTCGACCTCTCCACCAACGCGCTCACCGGGCCAATACCACCTGCCCTCACCGCCCTGACAAGCGCCGTGCAGATCGAGCTCTACAACAACTCGCTCTCCGGCGCAATCCCCACCGGCTTCGGCAAGCTCGCGGACCTCCGGAGCATGGACCTCGCCATGAACCGCCTGGACGGCGCCATCCCGGCCGACCTCTTCGAGGCCCCGATGCTCGAGACCCTGCACCTCTACTCCAACGCGCTCACCGGCCCAGTCCCAGACTCCGCAGCCAAGGCCGCCTCGCTCGTCGAGCTGCGCCTGTTCGCGAACCGGCTCAACGGCACCCTCCCCGCCGACCTCGGCAGGGCCACGCCGCTGGTGTGCCTGGACGTGTCCGACAACGCCATCTCCGGCGAGATCCCGCGCGGGGTGTGCGACCGCGGCGAGCTGGAGGAGCTGCTCATGCTCAACAACGCGCTCACCGGCCGCATCCCCGACGGGCTCGGCCGGTGCCACCGGCTGCGGCGCGTGCGGCTCTCCAACAACAGCCTCGACGGCGACGTGCCCGGGGCCGTCTGGGGCCTGCCGCACATCGCGCTGCTCGAGCTCAACGACAACCGGCTCACCGGCGAGATTTCCCCGGTCATCGCCGGCGCCGCCAACCTGTCCAACCTCGTCGTCTCCAACAACCGCCTCACCGGCCGCATCCCCTCGGAGATTGGGTCCGTGGCCAAGCTGTACGAGTTCTCGGCGGACGGTAACATGCTCTCCGGCCCGCTCCCCTCCTCTCTCGGCGGCCTTGCGGAGCTCGGCCGGCTCGTGCTCCACAACAACTCGCTCTCTGGCCAGCTGCTCCGGGGAATCCGTTCCTGGAAGAAGCTTAGCGAGCTCAACCTCGCGGACAATGGCTTCACCGGAGCCATACCGCCGGAGCTAGGCGATCTGCCGGTGCTCAACTACCTTGATCTCTCCGGCAACAGTCTTACGGGCCAAGTGCCTGTTGAACTGGAGAACCTGAAGCTGAACCAGTTCAATGTCTCCAACAACCAGCTCAGCGGCCAGCTCCCGCCGCAGTACGCGACCGAGGCGTACCGGAGCAGCTTCCTGGGCAATCCGGGGCTGTGCGGGGACATCGCCGGTCTGTGCTCGGATTCGCATGGAGGGGCAGGGAACTGCTCCGGCTTCGTCTGGATGATGCGCTCGATATTCATATTCGCGGCCGTTGTTCTGGTTCTCGGTGTCGCGTGGTTCTACTGGCGGTACCGGAGCTTCAAGAAGGCGAAGCTGAGCGCCGAGCGCTCGAAATGGACGCTCACATCGTTCCACAAGGTGTCGTTCAGCGAGCATGACATCCTGGACTGCCTCGACGAGGACAACGTGATCGGCAGCGGCGCATCCGGGAAGGTGTACAAGGCGGTGCTCGGCAACGGCGAGGTGGTCGCCGTCAAGAAGCTGTGGGGAACGTcgctgaagaagaagaaggacgacgccgAGAGCAACAGCGACAACGAGggctccgcggcggcggccgacaGCAGCTTCGACGCCGAGGTGAGGACGCTGAGCAAGATCCGGCACAAGAACATCGTGAAGCTGCTGTGCTGCTGCACGCACGACGACTCCAAGCTGCTGGTGTACGAGTACATGCCCAACGGCAGCCTCGGCGACGTGCTGCACAGCAGCAAGGCCGGGCTGCTGGACTGGTCCACGCGGTACAAGATCGCGCTGGACGCGGCGGAGGGGCTGTCGTACCTGCACCAGGACTGCGTCCCGGCGATCGTCCACAGGGACGTCAAGTCCAACAACATCCTCCTGGATGCGGAGTTCAGCGCCTGCGTCGCGGATTTCGGCGTCGCCAAGGTGGTGGAGACGGCTGGCCGCGCGCCCAAGTCCATGTCGGTGATCGCTGGCTCGTGTGGCTACATTGCCCCTG AGTATGCATACACGCTTCGTGTCAACGAGAAGAGCGACATATACAGCTTCGGCGTGGTTCTCCTAGAGCTGGTGACCGGGAAACCGCCGGTCGACCCGGAGTTCGGCGAGAAGGACCTGGTGAAGTGGGTGTGCAGCACAATCGATCAGAAAGGGGTAGAGCATGTCCTTGACAGCAGGCTGGACATGGCCTTCAAGGAGGAGATCGACAGGGTGCTGAACATTGGGCTCATCTGCGCGAGCTCCCTCCCGATCAACCGCCCTGCAATGCGGAGGGTGGTGAAGATGCTGCACGAGGTGCGCGCCGAGGCGAGGCCGAAGCTGGAGCCCTACTACTACGATGACACCTCCGATCAAGGGAGCAGCGTCTAA